CCAAGACAGGCAGTTTGGCTGAAAATAACATTATGTTTATCCTTCCCAGAGAAGGGACAAAGGATGAAAGGATTACCGGCTCATTCAATTCAAACCTCTTCTATGTGGTAGAGCGGGAGTGCAAAAAGCGGGGCTGCCGAGTAATATATACAACTATCGACGCTGATGAGACACTAGAAGACTGTCTGGGAAACGACAGTGCTGCAGGCATAATGTTGATCAGCAAAAACCGAGATGAGATCTATCGGGAAGCCCAGCGGCTGGGTATACCGACTGTGTTGGTCAACAATTATTATCCAGGATTCAACAGCATTTTAATTGATAATGTTGATGGAGCCTATCAAGCGGCTAAGATGCTGATCGAAAGCGGTCACGAGAAGATTGCCGTAATTGCCGGTGTTCCTGAGTATCCTGCATCTCAGGAGCGGATTACTGGGTTTAACAGGGCGATGTTTGAGGCAGGTCTTGATTTCCACCGGTATCCGGTTCAGTATGGCTATTGGACATATGAAGGTGGATATAACTGCATGGCAAAACTTTTGGCTGAATATGAGCCAGAGGAATATCCTACCGCAGTATTTGCCCTCAATGATTGGAGCGCCTTTGGAGCTATTCGGGCAGTTGAAGACCGTGGGCTGAGTGTTCCCGATGATATCAGTGTAGTTGGATTTAATGGAATTGAGCTGCCGATAGCATCGAAGCATGAATTGGCTACAGTAAAGGTTAATATCGATCTGATGGGGCGGCTGGGAGTCGAGTACTTGTTAATGGGAATCGATAGCGCATCTGCTGGAACAGGTTTGGATTACTCAGTGAAAATACTGGTACCCACCACACTGATAAA
This genomic interval from Bacillota bacterium contains the following:
- a CDS encoding substrate-binding domain-containing protein, which produces MVIDRNSKMPLYRQVYEYLKMLILSNHYGSSGFLPSERELCSELQVDRATIRRALDLLVEDNLVEKTASVGTRVKMPKTGSLAENNIMFILPREGTKDERITGSFNSNLFYVVERECKKRGCRVIYTTIDADETLEDCLGNDSAAGIMLISKNRDEIYREAQRLGIPTVLVNNYYPGFNSILIDNVDGAYQAAKMLIESGHEKIAVIAGVPEYPASQERITGFNRAMFEAGLDFHRYPVQYGYWTYEGGYNCMAKLLAEYEPEEYPTAVFALNDWSAFGAIRAVEDRGLSVPDDISVVGFNGIELPIASKHELATVKVNIDLMGRLGVEYLLMGIDSASAGTGLDYSVKILVPTTLIKGRSVKERTHRKSTAGGR